The following proteins are co-located in the Bombus pascuorum chromosome 3, iyBomPasc1.1, whole genome shotgun sequence genome:
- the LOC132905504 gene encoding protein bicaudal C homolog 1-B isoform X4, whose translation MTVIMEETNTFVTWPSRLKIGAKSKKDPHIKVAGRPDDVRAAKEKIMEILDTRQNNRVTMKLDVSYTDHSHIIGKGGLTIKRVMEETGCHIHFPDSNRSNHQEKSNQVSIAGEMEGVERARARVRNLTPLIFSFELPIMSASQTVPDSTSPYVVKIQEKYNVQVMFRTRPKLHATLVVVKGCEWEVSQVKEATVLLIHYMCQNLASQIQVQMSMEISPQHHSIVLGKQSSNLKMIMQRTGTQIMFPDAGDPNIPSLKKSNVTITGGIHNVYLARQQLVGSLPLVLMFDLPEDSMSSVDSENVSQLMQSLDVFINVRHKPKQSTLSVIIKGIERNASNIYEARKQLLGLDEPRVHAEIPATYHIPNAGNIFQGNSTGNGSSANSLVSSLSDNLSSILTVNTQNSPYCVSPVPHSPNPMALSPHWGHLPPLPSIFSPLPLHHSYPYPHLNHLLTTQHVMHNNAMPHSHGLQNHAFTGIGQLHSNGPVGFHSTHGLNGNSLVESKEGSAYSSLSSVSSSLSSPAISPRNISPVNPVESSHNIDLSSMLSDLTVPDRRAPGCEKKSLEMAVQQNLVPFDYEQKKILAAKVIQGKPSTNDYRVPTSAWSGYGLSQSIPPINTGDIKKPQESTTSHPSDLWKEPTTPVFSREIDFGIGSGKDRVGQIGLSSNYMEHTPTSHLNKITSHRYDDLTSMLVSVGLEKYIRLFTSHEVDMATFPSLTEKDLCEIGITAWGARRKIMLLIAEMNKRTSPFCGSAAPGAERKTTTSSTSSSMEKCNLDTKW comes from the exons CAAAACAACAGAGTAACTATGAAGTTGGACGTTAGTTACACGGACCATTCGCACATCATTGGAAAGGGTGGACTAACGATTAAACGGGTGATGGAGGAAACTGGATGTCACATCCATTTTCCAGACAGTAATCGAAGTAATCATCAGGAGAAGAGCAACCAGGTGTCGATTGCGGGAGAAATGGAGGGAGTCGAACGTGCCCGTGCTCGTGTCAGG AATCTTACGCCTCTGATCTTCTCGTTCGAGTTACCAATCATGAGTGCGTCGCAAACAGTGCCCGATTCCACTTCGCCGTACGTAGTCAAAATTCAGGAAAAATACAACGTTCAAGTGATGTTTCGTACCAGACCAAAATTGCATGCTACTTTGGTAGTGGTCAAGGGTTGCGAATGGGAAGTATCTCAAGTGAAAGAAGCGACCGTGCTTCTAATTCACTATATGTGCCAAAACTTAGCT AGTCAAATACAAGTACAAATGTCAATGGAGATTTCGCCGCAACATCACAGCATCGTATTGGGAAAGCAGAGCAGTAATTTGAAGATGATCATGCAACGCACAGGCACTCAAATAATGTTCCCAGATGCCGGAGATCCGAACATTCCTAGCTTAAAGAAGAGCAACGTTACGATCACAGGTGGCATCCACAACGTTTACTTGGCTCGACAACAGCTAGTG GGTTCCCTGCCTTTGGTCCTAATGTTCGACCTTCCTGAAGACTCGATGTCTTCGGTAGATAGCGAGAACGTTTCCCAACTAATGCAGTCGTTGGACGTGTTCATAAACGTGAGGCACAAGCCGAAGCAGAGTACGCTTTCCGTGATCATCAAAGGAATCGAACGAAACGCCAGCAATATTTACGAAGCGAGGAAACAGCTTTTAGGCTTGGACGAGCCCAGAGTGCATGCCGAGATACCGGCTACCTATCACATTCCAAACGCTGGTAACATTTTCCAAGGAAACTCTACTGGCAATGGCTCCA GTGCCAATAGTTTAGTCAGCAGTCTATCGGACAATTTGTCGAGCATATTAACGGTGAACACACAGAATTCTCCATACTGCGTATCGCCTGTTCCTCATTCGCCAAATCCGATGGCCTTGTCGCCTCATTGGGGTCATTTACCACCATTACCGTCCATATTTTCACCACTGCCGCTTCATCACTCTTATCCATATCCACACCTTAATCACCTGTTGACGACGCAGCACGTAATGCATAACAATGCGATGCCTCATTCACATGGACTGCAAAATCACGCTTTTACCGGTATCGGACAACTTCACTCGAACGGGCCTGTGGGCTTCCACAGTACTCACGGATTGAACGGTAATTCGTTAGTGGAAAGCAAAGAAGGTAGCG CTTATTCGTCGTTGAGCAGCGTTTCCAGTTCTCTATCTAGTCCAGCTATCAGTCCGCGTAACATATCTCCGGTCAATCCTGTCGAGAGTAGTCATAATATAG ATTTATCCAGCATGTTGTCCGATCTTACGGTACCCGATCGTCGTGCACCGGGTTGTGAGAAGAAATCGCTGGAAATGGCTGTGCAACAGAATCTCGTTCCCTTCGATTACGAGCAGAAAAAGATACTAGCGGCGAAAGTGATTCAAGGGAAACCAAGTACCAACGATTATCGTGTTCCTACTTCTGCTTGGTCCGGCTACGGACTCAGTCAATCCATTCCTCCCATAAATACGGGCGACATAAAGAAG CCACAGGAATCGACCACCTCCCATCCATCTGATTTATGGAAGGAACCAACGACGCCGGTATTCAGCAGAGAGATTGACTTTGGAATCGGATCCGGTAAAGACCGTGTTGGACAGATCGGCTTAAGTTCCAACTATATGGAGCATACGCCCACTTCGCATTTGAACAAAATTACATCCCATCGGTACGACGACTTAACCAGCATGTTGGTTAGCGTTGGATtagaaaagtatattc GCCTGTTCACATCTCACGAAGTGGACATGGCTACATTTCCATCTCTGACGGAAAAAGATCTATGCGAAATCGGAATAACCGCTTGGGGTGCAAGGcgtaaaataatgttattaatcGCTG AAATGAACAAACGTACTAGTCCATTCTGTGGTAGCGCTGCTCCTGGTGCGGAACGCAAAACGACCACGTCGTCGACCTCGTCGTCGATGGAGAAATGCAATCTGGATACCAAATGGTAG
- the LOC132905504 gene encoding protein bicaudal C homolog 1-B isoform X5, giving the protein MTVIMEETNTFVTWPSRLKIGAKSKKDPHIKVAGRPDDVRAAKEKIMEILDTRQNNRVTMKLDVSYTDHSHIIGKGGLTIKRVMEETGCHIHFPDSNRSNHQEKSNQVSIAGEMEGVERARARVRNLTPLIFSFELPIMSASQTVPDSTSPYVVKIQEKYNVQVMFRTRPKLHATLVVVKGCEWEVSQVKEATVLLIHYMCQNLASQIQVQMSMEISPQHHSIVLGKQSSNLKMIMQRTGTQIMFPDAGDPNIPSLKKSNVTITGGIHNVYLARQQLVGSLPLVLMFDLPEDSMSSVDSENVSQLMQSLDVFINVRHKPKQSTLSVIIKGIERNASNIYEARKQLLGLDEPRVHAEIPATYHIPNAGNIFQGNSTGNGSSANSLVSSLSDNLSSILTVNTQNSPYCVSPVPHSPNPMALSPHWGHLPPLPSIFSPLPLHHSYPYPHLNHLLTTQHVMHNNAMPHSHGLQNHAFTGIGQLHSNGPVGFHSTHGLNGNSLVESKEGSAYSSLSSVSSSLSSPAISPRNISPVNPVESSHNIDLSSMLSDLTVPDRRAPGCEKKSLEMAVQQNLVPFDYEQKKILAAKVIQGKPSTNDYRVPTSAWSGYGLSQSIPPINTGDIKKESTTSHPSDLWKEPTTPVFSREIDFGIGSGKDRVGQIGLSSNYMEHTPTSHLNKITSHRYDDLTSMLVSVGLEKYIRLFTSHEVDMATFPSLTEKDLCEIGITAWGARRKIMLLIAEMNKRTSPFCGSAAPGAERKTTTSSTSSSMEKCNLDTKW; this is encoded by the exons CAAAACAACAGAGTAACTATGAAGTTGGACGTTAGTTACACGGACCATTCGCACATCATTGGAAAGGGTGGACTAACGATTAAACGGGTGATGGAGGAAACTGGATGTCACATCCATTTTCCAGACAGTAATCGAAGTAATCATCAGGAGAAGAGCAACCAGGTGTCGATTGCGGGAGAAATGGAGGGAGTCGAACGTGCCCGTGCTCGTGTCAGG AATCTTACGCCTCTGATCTTCTCGTTCGAGTTACCAATCATGAGTGCGTCGCAAACAGTGCCCGATTCCACTTCGCCGTACGTAGTCAAAATTCAGGAAAAATACAACGTTCAAGTGATGTTTCGTACCAGACCAAAATTGCATGCTACTTTGGTAGTGGTCAAGGGTTGCGAATGGGAAGTATCTCAAGTGAAAGAAGCGACCGTGCTTCTAATTCACTATATGTGCCAAAACTTAGCT AGTCAAATACAAGTACAAATGTCAATGGAGATTTCGCCGCAACATCACAGCATCGTATTGGGAAAGCAGAGCAGTAATTTGAAGATGATCATGCAACGCACAGGCACTCAAATAATGTTCCCAGATGCCGGAGATCCGAACATTCCTAGCTTAAAGAAGAGCAACGTTACGATCACAGGTGGCATCCACAACGTTTACTTGGCTCGACAACAGCTAGTG GGTTCCCTGCCTTTGGTCCTAATGTTCGACCTTCCTGAAGACTCGATGTCTTCGGTAGATAGCGAGAACGTTTCCCAACTAATGCAGTCGTTGGACGTGTTCATAAACGTGAGGCACAAGCCGAAGCAGAGTACGCTTTCCGTGATCATCAAAGGAATCGAACGAAACGCCAGCAATATTTACGAAGCGAGGAAACAGCTTTTAGGCTTGGACGAGCCCAGAGTGCATGCCGAGATACCGGCTACCTATCACATTCCAAACGCTGGTAACATTTTCCAAGGAAACTCTACTGGCAATGGCTCCA GTGCCAATAGTTTAGTCAGCAGTCTATCGGACAATTTGTCGAGCATATTAACGGTGAACACACAGAATTCTCCATACTGCGTATCGCCTGTTCCTCATTCGCCAAATCCGATGGCCTTGTCGCCTCATTGGGGTCATTTACCACCATTACCGTCCATATTTTCACCACTGCCGCTTCATCACTCTTATCCATATCCACACCTTAATCACCTGTTGACGACGCAGCACGTAATGCATAACAATGCGATGCCTCATTCACATGGACTGCAAAATCACGCTTTTACCGGTATCGGACAACTTCACTCGAACGGGCCTGTGGGCTTCCACAGTACTCACGGATTGAACGGTAATTCGTTAGTGGAAAGCAAAGAAGGTAGCG CTTATTCGTCGTTGAGCAGCGTTTCCAGTTCTCTATCTAGTCCAGCTATCAGTCCGCGTAACATATCTCCGGTCAATCCTGTCGAGAGTAGTCATAATATAG ATTTATCCAGCATGTTGTCCGATCTTACGGTACCCGATCGTCGTGCACCGGGTTGTGAGAAGAAATCGCTGGAAATGGCTGTGCAACAGAATCTCGTTCCCTTCGATTACGAGCAGAAAAAGATACTAGCGGCGAAAGTGATTCAAGGGAAACCAAGTACCAACGATTATCGTGTTCCTACTTCTGCTTGGTCCGGCTACGGACTCAGTCAATCCATTCCTCCCATAAATACGGGCGACATAAAGAAG GAATCGACCACCTCCCATCCATCTGATTTATGGAAGGAACCAACGACGCCGGTATTCAGCAGAGAGATTGACTTTGGAATCGGATCCGGTAAAGACCGTGTTGGACAGATCGGCTTAAGTTCCAACTATATGGAGCATACGCCCACTTCGCATTTGAACAAAATTACATCCCATCGGTACGACGACTTAACCAGCATGTTGGTTAGCGTTGGATtagaaaagtatattc GCCTGTTCACATCTCACGAAGTGGACATGGCTACATTTCCATCTCTGACGGAAAAAGATCTATGCGAAATCGGAATAACCGCTTGGGGTGCAAGGcgtaaaataatgttattaatcGCTG AAATGAACAAACGTACTAGTCCATTCTGTGGTAGCGCTGCTCCTGGTGCGGAACGCAAAACGACCACGTCGTCGACCTCGTCGTCGATGGAGAAATGCAATCTGGATACCAAATGGTAG
- the LOC132904960 gene encoding uncharacterized protein LOC132904960 has translation MKCIAAIVLLALVGVALAKPLETESIEPVKAESVAAEAETAVRDKRGLLLGAAYTAPVAYSAAYTAPVAYTAAAYNYPYAAYTGYPYYAAAYSAPYYVV, from the exons ATGAAGTGCATCGCA GCTATCGTTTTGCTCGCTCTGGTCGGCGTAGCTTTAGCGAAACCCTTGGAAACGGAATCCATCGAACCGGTGAAGGCCGAATCAGTGGCAGCGGAAGCTGAAACCGCGGTTCGGGATAAGAGAGGACTCCTGTTGGGCGCAGCTTACACCGCACCCGTCGCTTACAGTGCAGCCTATACCGCTCCGGTCGCCTACACGGCTGCTGCCTACAACTATCCTTACGCCGCGTACACCGGCTACCCTTACTACGCCGCTGCCTACTCTGCACCCTACTACGTTGTCTAA
- the LOC132905504 gene encoding protein bicaudal C homolog 1-B isoform X6: MKLDVSYTDHSHIIGKGGLTIKRVMEETGCHIHFPDSNRSNHQEKSNQVSIAGEMEGVERARARVRNLTPLIFSFELPIMSASQTVPDSTSPYVVKIQEKYNVQVMFRTRPKLHATLVVVKGCEWEVSQVKEATVLLIHYMCQNLASQIQVQMSMEISPQHHSIVLGKQSSNLKMIMQRTGTQIMFPDAGDPNIPSLKKSNVTITGGIHNVYLARQQLVGSLPLVLMFDLPEDSMSSVDSENVSQLMQSLDVFINVRHKPKQSTLSVIIKGIERNASNIYEARKQLLGLDEPRVHAEIPATYHIPNAGNIFQGNSTGNGSSANSLVSSLSDNLSSILTVNTQNSPYCVSPVPHSPNPMALSPHWGHLPPLPSIFSPLPLHHSYPYPHLNHLLTTQHVMHNNAMPHSHGLQNHAFTGIGQLHSNGPVGFHSTHGLNGNSLVESKEGSAYSSLSSVSSSLSSPAISPRNISPVNPVESSHNIDLSSMLSDLTVPDRRAPGCEKKSLEMAVQQNLVPFDYEQKKILAAKVIQGKPSTNDYRVPTSAWSGYGLSQSIPPINTGDIKKPQESTTSHPSDLWKEPTTPVFSREIDFGIGSGKDRVGQIGLSSNYMEHTPTSHLNKITSHRYDDLTSMLVSVGLEKYIRLFTSHEVDMATFPSLTEKDLCEIGITAWGARRKIMLLIAEMNKRTSPFCGSAAPGAERKTTTSSTSSSMEKCNLDTKW, encoded by the exons ATGAAGTTGGACGTTAGTTACACGGACCATTCGCACATCATTGGAAAGGGTGGACTAACGATTAAACGGGTGATGGAGGAAACTGGATGTCACATCCATTTTCCAGACAGTAATCGAAGTAATCATCAGGAGAAGAGCAACCAGGTGTCGATTGCGGGAGAAATGGAGGGAGTCGAACGTGCCCGTGCTCGTGTCAGG AATCTTACGCCTCTGATCTTCTCGTTCGAGTTACCAATCATGAGTGCGTCGCAAACAGTGCCCGATTCCACTTCGCCGTACGTAGTCAAAATTCAGGAAAAATACAACGTTCAAGTGATGTTTCGTACCAGACCAAAATTGCATGCTACTTTGGTAGTGGTCAAGGGTTGCGAATGGGAAGTATCTCAAGTGAAAGAAGCGACCGTGCTTCTAATTCACTATATGTGCCAAAACTTAGCT AGTCAAATACAAGTACAAATGTCAATGGAGATTTCGCCGCAACATCACAGCATCGTATTGGGAAAGCAGAGCAGTAATTTGAAGATGATCATGCAACGCACAGGCACTCAAATAATGTTCCCAGATGCCGGAGATCCGAACATTCCTAGCTTAAAGAAGAGCAACGTTACGATCACAGGTGGCATCCACAACGTTTACTTGGCTCGACAACAGCTAGTG GGTTCCCTGCCTTTGGTCCTAATGTTCGACCTTCCTGAAGACTCGATGTCTTCGGTAGATAGCGAGAACGTTTCCCAACTAATGCAGTCGTTGGACGTGTTCATAAACGTGAGGCACAAGCCGAAGCAGAGTACGCTTTCCGTGATCATCAAAGGAATCGAACGAAACGCCAGCAATATTTACGAAGCGAGGAAACAGCTTTTAGGCTTGGACGAGCCCAGAGTGCATGCCGAGATACCGGCTACCTATCACATTCCAAACGCTGGTAACATTTTCCAAGGAAACTCTACTGGCAATGGCTCCA GTGCCAATAGTTTAGTCAGCAGTCTATCGGACAATTTGTCGAGCATATTAACGGTGAACACACAGAATTCTCCATACTGCGTATCGCCTGTTCCTCATTCGCCAAATCCGATGGCCTTGTCGCCTCATTGGGGTCATTTACCACCATTACCGTCCATATTTTCACCACTGCCGCTTCATCACTCTTATCCATATCCACACCTTAATCACCTGTTGACGACGCAGCACGTAATGCATAACAATGCGATGCCTCATTCACATGGACTGCAAAATCACGCTTTTACCGGTATCGGACAACTTCACTCGAACGGGCCTGTGGGCTTCCACAGTACTCACGGATTGAACGGTAATTCGTTAGTGGAAAGCAAAGAAGGTAGCG CTTATTCGTCGTTGAGCAGCGTTTCCAGTTCTCTATCTAGTCCAGCTATCAGTCCGCGTAACATATCTCCGGTCAATCCTGTCGAGAGTAGTCATAATATAG ATTTATCCAGCATGTTGTCCGATCTTACGGTACCCGATCGTCGTGCACCGGGTTGTGAGAAGAAATCGCTGGAAATGGCTGTGCAACAGAATCTCGTTCCCTTCGATTACGAGCAGAAAAAGATACTAGCGGCGAAAGTGATTCAAGGGAAACCAAGTACCAACGATTATCGTGTTCCTACTTCTGCTTGGTCCGGCTACGGACTCAGTCAATCCATTCCTCCCATAAATACGGGCGACATAAAGAAG CCACAGGAATCGACCACCTCCCATCCATCTGATTTATGGAAGGAACCAACGACGCCGGTATTCAGCAGAGAGATTGACTTTGGAATCGGATCCGGTAAAGACCGTGTTGGACAGATCGGCTTAAGTTCCAACTATATGGAGCATACGCCCACTTCGCATTTGAACAAAATTACATCCCATCGGTACGACGACTTAACCAGCATGTTGGTTAGCGTTGGATtagaaaagtatattc GCCTGTTCACATCTCACGAAGTGGACATGGCTACATTTCCATCTCTGACGGAAAAAGATCTATGCGAAATCGGAATAACCGCTTGGGGTGCAAGGcgtaaaataatgttattaatcGCTG AAATGAACAAACGTACTAGTCCATTCTGTGGTAGCGCTGCTCCTGGTGCGGAACGCAAAACGACCACGTCGTCGACCTCGTCGTCGATGGAGAAATGCAATCTGGATACCAAATGGTAG
- the LOC132905519 gene encoding peroxisome biogenesis factor 2, with the protein MPTSPYVSRINQIDAVQLDEEIYKVLRNQAREIGKYQQIEKIDRWQPEIEALLKFFIWNFSLRHGKSTFGQQLLNLHYENITNAKSILYMLSTIGPAYVRDKLVDNGANRRLTILFDRVANVLKLIEFINLLIFMHRGTQPRIVEYILGIASSSTTVHKPRNIGYSYMTRELLWHGLMELFTTSLPMINFHYLKHTMKKLFTRSKTVDLQRIFPTMNLSTKCAYCADTPILPVHAGCQHIFCYYCLNAHFTVMVEFQCPECSTRLYATSMKTYEASSSTSSKREMSSTAF; encoded by the coding sequence ATGCCGACATCACCTTACGTCTCTCGAATCAATCAGATTGATGCGGTGCAGTTAGACGAGGAAATCTACAAAGTGCTTAGGAATCAAGCCAGGGAAATCGGCAAGTATCAACAGATAGAGAAGATCGATCGATGGCAACCCGAGATCGAGGCGCTcctcaaatttttcatatggAATTTCTCGCTGCGCCACGGAAAATCGACATTTGGTCAGCAACTGCTCAATTTGCATTACGAAAACATTACAAACGCAAAGTCCATTCTCTACATGCTCTCAACGATTGGTCCGGCGTATGTACGAGATAAACTTGTCGATAATGGCGCGAATCGTCGTTTAACCATTTTATTCGATCGTGTCGCGAACGTCTTGAAACTCATCGAGTTTATAAACTTGTTGATCTTTATGCATCGTGGGACGCAGCCTCGTATCGTCGAATATATACTGGGAATCGCGAGTTCTTCCACAACTGTTCACAAACCGAGAAACATCGGCTACTCGTACATGACCAGAGAACTGCTATGGCACGGTTTGATGGAATTATTTACTACCAGCTTGCCCATGATCAATTTCCATTACTTAAAGCACACGATGAAGAAGCTATTCACGCGGTCAAAGACCGTCGACTTGCAACGCATATTTCCGACCATGAACTTGTCCACCAAGTGCGCCTATTGCGCCGATACACCGATTCTACCGGTACACGCGGGCTGTCAGCATATTTTTTGCTACTACTGTTTGAACGCTCACTTCACCGTGATGGTCGAGTTTCAGTGTCCCGAGTGTAGCACGCGACTCTACGCTACTAGTATGAAAACGTACGAAGCCAGTTCCTCGACCTCCAGCAAACGAGAAATGTCGAGCACGGCGTTTTAA